The stretch of DNA TTTATCAGTAATACCCGGGTCAGCGCGATTGAAGAGGAAGTGCTGAACGGCGAGGCTGTGGTGAAGGTAGAATCCGCCGAAGGCCACCACGCGATGATTAACTTCTGGCGTACGACGATTTCGTGCGTGCTCGGAAGTCTGTTCTGGCTGTGGACCGGCTGGACGTCCGGCAGCGGCGCCATGGTGATGATTGCGGTGGTTACCGCGCTGGCGATGCGCCTGCCTAACCCGCGGATGGTTTCGCTCGACTTCCTTTACGGCATGCTGGTGGCGCTGCCGCTGGGGGCGTTTTACTTCCTGGTTATTCTGCCGTCGACTCAGCAAAGTATGCTGTTGCTGTGCGTCAGCCTTGCCCTGCTCGGCTTCTTCATTGGGATTGAGGTACAAAAACGGCGATTGGGTTCAATGGGGGCGTTGGCCGGGACAATCAACATCATCGTGCTGGATAACCCGATGACTTTCCATTTCAGTACATTCCTGGACAGCGCGCTGGGGCAGATCGTCGGCTGCTTCCTGGCGATGATGGTGATCCTGCTGATCCGCGATAATTCCAAAGAGCGAACCGGCCGTACGCTGCTGAATCAGTTTGTCTCTGCTGCCGTTTCGGCGCTGACGACCAATAACGCTCGCCGCAAAGAGAACCATCTGCCCGCGCTGTATCAGCAGCTGTTTTTACTGCTGAATATGTTCCCCGGCGACATCGATCGTTATCGCCTGGCGCTGACCCTGATAATCGCTCATCAGCGCCTGCGGGATGCGCCTATCCCGGTGAATGACGATCTTTCTGCCTTCCACCGACAGCTGCGTAAAACGGCTGATAAAGTTATTTCTGCTAACAGCGATGATAAGCGAGAGCTCTATTACCAAAGGCTTTTAGGCGAGCTTGAAATCTATCAAGAGAAGCTTCGTCTGTGGGAAGCTCCGCTGCAGGTCACCGAGCCGGTGAAGCGGCTGGCGGACATTTTGCACCGCTATCGGCACACGCTAATTAACGCCTGAGCCCAACCCTTGCACTGAGAGCCGACGCCTGCGTCGGCTTTTTTCTATCTATACTTAACTGCGGTTACTGGGATGAACACTTAACAACAGGAGAAATTATGACGAATGAA from Cedecea neteri encodes:
- the aaeB gene encoding p-hydroxybenzoic acid efflux pump subunit AaeB → MYNISRLHLRFAIKLAFAIVLAVFVGFHFELETPRWAVLTAAIVAAGPAFAAGGEPYSGAIRYRGMLRIIGTFIGCAAALVIIITLIRAPVVMLLVCCIWAGFCTWISSLVRVENSYAWGLAGYTALIIVVTIQVAPLTTPQFAVERCSEIVIGIVCAIVADLLFSPRSIKQEIDRELDNLLVDQYRLMQLCIAHGEKEEVDKAWSGLVRKVTALNGMRANLNMESARWSKANRRLKAINTLSLTMITQACETFLIQNTRPEYVTPEFRQLFAAEVETADDVYKRMKVLRRAISVMGEKATPVTIGSWVSASTRFLLLKRGFISNTRVSAIEEEVLNGEAVVKVESAEGHHAMINFWRTTISCVLGSLFWLWTGWTSGSGAMVMIAVVTALAMRLPNPRMVSLDFLYGMLVALPLGAFYFLVILPSTQQSMLLLCVSLALLGFFIGIEVQKRRLGSMGALAGTINIIVLDNPMTFHFSTFLDSALGQIVGCFLAMMVILLIRDNSKERTGRTLLNQFVSAAVSALTTNNARRKENHLPALYQQLFLLLNMFPGDIDRYRLALTLIIAHQRLRDAPIPVNDDLSAFHRQLRKTADKVISANSDDKRELYYQRLLGELEIYQEKLRLWEAPLQVTEPVKRLADILHRYRHTLINA